From a single Pseudoalteromonas nigrifaciens genomic region:
- a CDS encoding tyrosine-type recombinase/integrase, with translation MANSKVRSYLNELKKQGKFHQCFQQIVNAYRNGSDNDFGIRFSDDDFLNEYKKLCMLMLRYFKKSDENVLSSEMNILKSRLKEDLTIKHLQLMLIDAILNYGLKHHGIESSKVPQIVVLKRDKPMLSPVELIKLPIALQIKSILSKELQTPTANLSKEASYGRLVLFLYMTTGVQFDELITIINAPDALMYLGGQVFWFGKSEKEERRYVLCDAVVLLLLHHKNFIKPSEKIRVNKNRLSEFIITFLTEASGTNWQSLSLLKLRTLRKIDTIINLSPIDYQMYLRSSTCTELPQTAFLRLISNKALVADEIAKQPKKFNELNKLLSFDSDSFDYIEPKLIKAKLEYTYKNLRELNGQRASRAQCIKFVEQELKNDKNSVYFNILCGWLYYLLKEGGVTKKKLKVDTVIDYVKSISEPFLNVFTRTDLAVISASDWAIKLNDTSEYFNSAQRKKYLYYFSVFLIESEIVKDLCIDDLDIAPVQSKVDANLVSASHVSAILEYLSDSLNNSPVELYAYLLMCFCFYSGLRRNEAAKLYFGDIQVSPIKPNEDEYDWVLLSIRPNKIRGLKTPSARRELPLDALWPKEHLAKLRSFYDVQKNTENKPSNSLLFNCSVSVNKAYELLTQLLHYYTKDHTLRIHHLRHSFANWTWYRLNSNLVLTGRQYLSIFENDLFEQNFITHFNKRLKVKDNTRSKMFFLSHLLGHKVTVSTLNSYLHLKDIQHCAQMNQTYTVSKYFLSECIGRANFKEFMLGESLIERIEFYSKKQEQDYSIQYAGKVSDLITPSFKGFKQKFEADGQIRMLDYANALKSLELNSIHDTASSYSLPVEQVQKLHDNALSVSREYPRKGKKLPLIPNFPSLDNTKDDLKRVSSQKAFYYLCQKFDTLLSQKSVTLSEAFDALQILKYGAAGKNFALRCPDEQVIRNFLNLCIKFKLKSSHFKFRFHQVDLQNQNVTQARSYWEQLVSSFGLSDSHIESASIEEGRFLGKHNGNGFLEVGLLITVKGSKGTYKKSRRHHSLMSFLHLLLIISYRAGEDP, from the coding sequence GTGGCAAACTCTAAAGTCCGATCTTATTTAAATGAACTGAAGAAGCAAGGTAAGTTCCATCAATGTTTTCAACAGATTGTAAATGCTTATAGAAACGGCTCAGATAATGATTTTGGAATTAGATTTAGCGATGATGATTTTTTAAACGAATATAAAAAGCTATGCATGCTAATGCTTAGGTATTTTAAAAAATCCGATGAGAATGTTCTTTCTAGTGAAATGAACATTTTAAAGTCACGGTTAAAAGAAGACTTAACGATTAAACACCTTCAGCTCATGCTTATTGATGCTATATTAAATTATGGATTAAAGCATCATGGTATTGAATCTTCAAAAGTCCCTCAAATCGTCGTACTAAAGCGCGATAAACCTATGTTATCACCAGTAGAATTAATAAAACTACCGATAGCACTCCAAATTAAGTCAATATTAAGTAAAGAGCTACAAACACCAACTGCTAATTTATCAAAAGAAGCTAGTTATGGTCGGTTGGTTTTATTTTTATATATGACAACAGGTGTTCAGTTTGACGAGCTTATTACAATCATAAATGCCCCGGATGCTTTAATGTATTTAGGTGGTCAAGTATTTTGGTTTGGGAAAAGCGAAAAAGAGGAACGACGATACGTACTATGTGATGCTGTTGTCCTTTTATTATTACATCATAAAAACTTCATTAAGCCGTCTGAGAAAATACGAGTAAATAAAAATAGATTAAGTGAATTTATAATAACGTTTTTAACAGAAGCTAGTGGTACAAACTGGCAAAGCTTGTCACTTTTAAAATTACGAACACTTAGAAAAATAGATACTATAATCAACCTCAGCCCTATCGACTATCAGATGTATTTACGGTCTAGTACCTGTACCGAGCTACCTCAAACAGCTTTTTTAAGGTTAATAAGTAATAAGGCATTAGTTGCAGACGAAATAGCAAAACAACCTAAGAAATTTAATGAGCTTAATAAGCTATTGTCATTTGATAGTGACAGCTTTGATTATATTGAGCCTAAATTAATAAAAGCCAAGTTAGAGTATACCTATAAAAACTTGAGGGAACTGAATGGCCAAAGAGCTTCAAGGGCACAGTGCATTAAATTTGTTGAACAAGAATTGAAAAATGATAAAAATAGTGTTTATTTCAATATTTTGTGTGGTTGGCTTTATTACCTTTTGAAAGAGGGAGGGGTAACTAAAAAGAAGTTAAAAGTAGACACAGTAATTGATTATGTGAAAAGTATCAGTGAACCTTTTTTAAATGTTTTTACTCGAACTGATCTAGCAGTAATATCAGCGTCAGATTGGGCAATAAAGTTAAATGATACGAGTGAATATTTTAATTCTGCCCAACGTAAAAAGTATTTATATTATTTCTCTGTGTTTTTAATAGAGTCTGAAATTGTCAAAGACTTGTGTATTGACGATCTTGATATAGCTCCTGTCCAAAGTAAAGTTGATGCTAATTTAGTTTCAGCTAGTCATGTAAGCGCAATTCTTGAATATTTAAGTGACAGCCTCAATAACAGTCCGGTTGAGTTATATGCATATTTATTAATGTGTTTTTGTTTTTATAGTGGCTTGCGCCGTAATGAAGCCGCTAAGCTGTACTTTGGTGATATTCAGGTTTCACCTATAAAGCCAAATGAAGATGAATATGATTGGGTTCTACTATCAATCAGACCAAATAAAATAAGGGGTTTAAAAACACCTTCAGCTAGAAGAGAACTGCCCCTAGATGCGTTATGGCCAAAAGAGCATTTAGCCAAGCTAAGAAGCTTTTATGACGTTCAAAAAAACACTGAAAATAAGCCATCAAATTCATTGTTATTTAACTGCTCTGTTAGCGTAAATAAAGCATACGAGCTATTAACGCAATTACTGCATTATTATACTAAGGATCATACTCTAAGAATTCATCACCTAAGACATAGCTTTGCTAATTGGACTTGGTACAGATTAAATTCAAACTTGGTATTAACGGGAAGGCAGTATTTATCTATATTTGAAAATGACTTATTTGAGCAAAATTTTATTACTCACTTTAACAAAAGATTAAAAGTTAAAGACAATACTCGTTCAAAAATGTTTTTTTTGTCTCATTTACTTGGTCATAAAGTCACGGTGTCGACACTAAATAGCTATTTACACTTAAAGGACATACAGCATTGCGCTCAAATGAATCAGACATATACAGTATCTAAGTATTTTTTATCTGAATGTATAGGGAGAGCTAATTTTAAGGAGTTTATGCTAGGTGAAAGTTTAATTGAAAGAATTGAATTTTATAGTAAAAAACAAGAGCAAGACTATTCGATCCAATATGCGGGTAAGGTTAGTGATTTAATCACACCATCGTTTAAAGGTTTTAAACAAAAGTTTGAAGCTGATGGGCAAATAAGAATGTTAGATTATGCAAATGCTCTTAAATCGCTAGAACTAAACTCAATACACGATACAGCATCGAGTTACTCACTCCCTGTGGAGCAAGTTCAAAAATTACATGATAATGCTCTGAGTGTAAGCAGAGAATATCCTAGGAAAGGTAAAAAGCTGCCCTTAATTCCTAACTTCCCAAGTTTAGATAATACTAAAGATGACTTAAAAAGAGTTTCTTCACAAAAAGCATTTTATTATTTATGTCAGAAATTTGATACTTTACTAAGTCAGAAAAGTGTAACTCTTAGTGAAGCATTTGATGCCCTACAAATATTGAAATATGGTGCTGCAGGGAAGAATTTCGCTCTTCGTTGTCCTGATGAGCAAGTAATACGCAACTTTTTAAATTTATGTATAAAATTTAAATTAAAGTCGAGCCACTTCAAATTTCGTTTTCATCAAGTAGATTTACAAAATCAAAATGTTACTCAAGCGAGGTCTTACTGGGAGCAATTAGTTTCTTCATTTGGATTAAGCGATAGTCACATCGAAAGCGCCTCAATTGAGGAGGGCAGGTTTCTAGGTAAACATAATGGCAATGGCTTTTTGGAAGTTGGATTATTAATTACAGTAAAGGGTAGTAAAGGCACATATAAAAAGTCGAGGCGCCACCATAGCTTAATGAGTTTTCTTCATTTGCTGCTTATTATAAGTTATAGGGCCGGCGAAGACCCTTAA